From the Xenorhabdus ishibashii genome, one window contains:
- a CDS encoding ShlB/FhaC/HecB family hemolysin secretion/activation protein, whose amino-acid sequence MIKRTTIFILLCSAFQVSAASDMLNPAFPTDEARRTLQDSSREIDQLIEERRHQGLINRTDSVSPQTVSPVLEEAPPCLAVHGVYLQGITLLSLKDLNTLSALPDNCITSNDINKLSAEITNLYIAKGYITARVQFIPPNTNGELGINVVEGFVEAIEGDDRWVNSQTLFPRLINKPLNLNQIDQGLDQANRLQSNKTTLDILPGTVNGGSIIRLHNQHASPWRITTTTDNYGQKNTGKWITRLNASVDSPLGLSDFVSLSGASTVDKPSTQYNRAYTLLYLLPYGAVTLSGFNSYSQYTSHPRLNINLAKLYGNSQQTGIRADWVFHRNQSQISTLNTQFVYKNYTNHFQDARLSVSSQTLSVLELGISHLQIIPSGLISLNMSIEQGMPWFGAQTSTASLNKQFTKGKLSANLQQRFTLFSVPYQFSSQFYTQYSESGLPGVEWINMTDRNAVRGFSKNVSSADNGWYLRNTFSHSIPIGKGSLSLRTGVDIGQVKGYRSQDGWKSSAGLSAGLTLRYQQLFADVEFSRGKFLSHQSRDTDEPMQLLTRFSYTF is encoded by the coding sequence ATGATTAAAAGGACAACAATCTTCATCTTATTATGTTCTGCATTTCAGGTGAGCGCAGCGTCTGACATGCTTAACCCAGCGTTCCCTACAGATGAAGCCAGAAGAACCTTACAGGATAGTTCACGGGAAATAGACCAATTAATTGAAGAACGCCGTCATCAAGGATTGATTAATCGCACAGATAGCGTTTCTCCACAAACTGTCTCACCCGTGCTGGAGGAAGCACCGCCCTGTTTAGCTGTTCATGGCGTTTACCTTCAAGGCATTACTTTACTCTCCCTAAAAGATTTGAACACACTCAGTGCGCTGCCAGATAACTGTATTACCAGCAATGACATCAACAAGCTGTCAGCGGAAATCACTAATCTTTATATTGCCAAAGGCTATATTACGGCACGGGTACAATTTATTCCCCCCAATACCAATGGCGAGCTAGGGATCAATGTCGTTGAAGGTTTTGTCGAGGCGATAGAGGGAGATGACCGCTGGGTCAATAGCCAAACACTATTCCCACGTTTGATAAATAAGCCACTCAACCTGAATCAAATTGATCAAGGACTGGATCAGGCAAATCGTTTGCAATCAAACAAAACCACTCTCGATATTCTGCCAGGGACAGTTAATGGTGGTTCCATCATCAGGCTGCACAATCAGCACGCTTCCCCGTGGAGAATCACCACCACAACCGATAATTATGGACAGAAAAACACGGGAAAATGGATCACGCGACTCAATGCCAGCGTCGATAGTCCATTGGGGCTATCTGACTTTGTGAGTCTCAGCGGTGCCAGTACCGTAGATAAACCCAGTACCCAATATAATCGCGCCTATACTCTGCTCTATTTGCTCCCCTATGGAGCCGTAACATTGAGTGGATTCAACAGTTATTCCCAATACACCAGCCATCCCCGTTTAAATATAAATTTGGCCAAATTGTACGGGAATTCACAACAAACAGGTATTCGCGCCGATTGGGTCTTTCATCGTAACCAATCGCAAATTAGTACATTAAACACTCAATTTGTTTATAAGAATTACACAAACCATTTTCAGGATGCCAGACTCTCCGTCAGTAGTCAGACATTGAGTGTCCTCGAGCTAGGTATTAGCCATTTACAAATTATCCCTTCAGGATTGATCTCCCTCAATATGAGTATTGAGCAGGGAATGCCGTGGTTCGGCGCCCAAACCTCTACAGCCAGCCTGAATAAGCAGTTTACCAAAGGGAAATTATCGGCAAATTTACAGCAGCGTTTCACACTCTTTTCTGTGCCTTACCAATTCAGTAGCCAATTTTATACCCAGTACAGCGAAAGCGGGCTACCAGGTGTTGAGTGGATAAATATGACCGACCGTAATGCCGTACGAGGATTCAGCAAAAATGTGTCATCGGCTGATAATGGCTGGTATTTGAGAAATACGTTTTCCCACTCTATCCCCATTGGCAAAGGCTCACTTTCGCTGCGTACCGGCGTGGATATCGGTCAGGTTAAAGGCTACCGCAGTCAGGATGGATGGAAAAGCAGTGCCGGATTAAGTGCAGGTTTGACACTACGCTATCAGCAACTATTTGCAGATGTTGAGTTCAGCCGAGGCAAATTTCTTTCTCACCAAAGTAGGGACACGGATGAACCTATGCAACTGTTAACCCGCTTTTCTTACACTTTTTAG
- a CDS encoding Hcp family type VI secretion system effector yields MPTPCYISIHGKTQGHITAGSFTAESVGNIFVQGHEDEMLVQEFDHIVTVPTDPQSGQPSGQRAHKPFRFTVALNKSVPLLYNALASGEMLPTVELKWYRTSIEGKQEHFFTTKLEDATIVDIDCKMPHCQDPAKSEFTQLVRVSLSYRKITWEHTTAGTSGADDWRAPIVA; encoded by the coding sequence ATGCCAACTCCATGTTATATTTCCATCCATGGTAAAACTCAGGGTCATATTACCGCTGGCTCATTCACTGCTGAATCCGTAGGTAATATCTTTGTTCAGGGTCACGAAGACGAAATGCTGGTTCAAGAATTTGACCACATCGTAACTGTCCCAACTGATCCACAGTCAGGACAACCTTCTGGCCAGCGTGCGCATAAACCATTCCGCTTTACCGTTGCGTTGAATAAATCAGTTCCTCTGCTGTACAACGCACTGGCTTCTGGCGAAATGCTGCCTACTGTAGAATTGAAATGGTATCGTACTTCAATCGAAGGTAAACAAGAGCATTTCTTTACTACAAAACTGGAAGATGCAACTATCGTTGATATCGATTGCAAAATGCCACACTGCCAAGATCCAGCTAAATCAGAATTCACCCAATTAGTTCGTGTATCTCTTTCTTATCGTAAGATTACCTGGGAACACACTACTGCGGGCACTTCTGGTGCTGACGACTGGCGCGCACCGATTGTTGCTTAA
- the tssB gene encoding type VI secretion system contractile sheath small subunit, giving the protein MSKNSPGSVAPKERINIKYVPNTGDQTAEVELPLNLLVVGDLKGKSEDTPIEERQTVSINKNNFNAVMNEANINLTFNVPNRLDEKSEEDLPVNLEIKSLNDFSPDNIAKKVPELNKLLELREALVALKGPLGNIPAFRARLQSLLDDESVREQLLKELEIVNKK; this is encoded by the coding sequence ATGAGTAAGAATAGTCCAGGTAGCGTAGCTCCGAAAGAAAGAATTAATATTAAGTATGTTCCTAATACTGGTGACCAAACCGCAGAAGTTGAATTACCTCTGAATCTATTGGTTGTTGGTGATTTGAAAGGAAAAAGCGAAGATACGCCAATTGAAGAGCGGCAGACAGTTTCTATCAATAAGAACAACTTTAATGCCGTAATGAATGAAGCGAACATCAACCTAACTTTTAACGTTCCTAATCGTCTCGATGAAAAAAGCGAAGAAGATCTGCCAGTTAATCTGGAAATAAAATCGCTGAATGATTTTTCACCGGATAATATCGCGAAGAAAGTACCTGAATTAAATAAACTTCTCGAACTGCGTGAGGCATTGGTTGCATTAAAAGGCCCATTGGGAAATATCCCAGCATTTCGTGCTCGTTTGCAGTCACTGCTGGATGATGAATCCGTTCGTGAGCAACTCCTGAAAGAACTTGAAATCGTCAATAAAAAATAA
- the tssC gene encoding type VI secretion system contractile sheath large subunit: MAQHEENSTAIASGATTSLLDEIMSQARMTPENDGYYIAKQGVAAFIGSILDTGSNDEPINKLLVDKMIVELDKKLSEQMDEIMHAKQFQELESSWRSLKILVDRTDFRENIKINILHATKDELLEDFEFSPEIIQSGFYKHVYSSGYGQFGGEPVASVIGNYAFNNTTPDIKLMQYVSSVGAMAHAPFLSSVSPEFFGINSFTELPAIKDLKSVFEGPSHTKWRALRESEDSRYLGLTAPRFLLRLPYSNVENPIKNFNYQENVSRDHEHFLWGNTAYLLASCLTDSFAKYRWCPNIIGPQSGGAVSDLPVHLYEAMGQIQAKIPTEVLVTDRREFELAEEGFITLTMRKGSDNAAFFSANSVQKPKVFPNTREGKIAETNYKLGTQLPYMFIINRLAHYIKVLQREQIGSWKERQDLERELNMWLKQYIADQENPPTDVRSRRPLRAAEIKVLDVEGDPGWYQVAMQVRPHFKYMGASFELSLVGRLDKE, encoded by the coding sequence ATGGCTCAGCACGAAGAAAACAGCACAGCTATTGCTTCTGGCGCAACGACTTCCTTGCTTGATGAAATTATGTCTCAAGCGAGAATGACTCCGGAAAATGATGGCTACTATATTGCTAAACAAGGTGTTGCTGCGTTTATCGGTAGCATCCTGGATACTGGCTCTAACGACGAACCAATCAACAAACTGCTTGTTGATAAGATGATCGTTGAGTTGGATAAAAAGCTCAGTGAGCAGATGGATGAAATCATGCACGCTAAGCAGTTCCAGGAATTGGAATCTTCCTGGCGTTCACTGAAAATTTTGGTGGATCGCACTGATTTCCGTGAAAACATCAAAATCAATATCCTTCATGCTACTAAAGATGAACTGTTGGAAGATTTTGAATTCTCTCCTGAAATTATTCAGTCCGGCTTCTACAAACACGTTTATTCTTCAGGCTACGGCCAGTTCGGTGGTGAACCTGTTGCTTCCGTCATCGGTAACTACGCGTTTAACAATACTACGCCTGATATCAAATTGATGCAGTATGTCAGTTCGGTGGGGGCGATGGCTCATGCGCCATTCTTGTCTTCCGTTTCACCGGAATTTTTTGGCATTAACAGCTTTACTGAGCTGCCTGCCATCAAGGATCTTAAGTCTGTCTTTGAAGGCCCTTCACATACTAAATGGCGTGCGCTGCGTGAGTCAGAAGATTCACGTTACTTAGGCCTGACCGCACCACGTTTCCTCCTGCGTCTGCCTTATTCCAATGTTGAAAACCCAATCAAGAACTTCAACTATCAGGAAAATGTTAGCCGTGACCACGAACATTTCTTGTGGGGTAACACTGCGTACTTGTTAGCTAGTTGTCTGACTGACAGCTTCGCTAAATATCGCTGGTGTCCGAACATCATTGGTCCACAGAGCGGTGGGGCTGTGAGTGATCTGCCAGTTCACCTGTATGAAGCGATGGGGCAAATTCAGGCGAAAATCCCAACAGAAGTTCTGGTCACCGATCGCCGTGAATTTGAATTGGCGGAAGAAGGCTTCATTACCCTGACCATGCGTAAGGGTAGCGATAACGCAGCATTCTTCTCGGCAAACTCCGTTCAGAAACCAAAAGTGTTCCCAAATACTCGTGAAGGGAAAATTGCGGAAACCAACTACAAGTTGGGTACTCAGCTCCCATACATGTTCATCATCAACCGTCTGGCTCACTACATCAAAGTGTTGCAGCGTGAACAGATTGGTTCCTGGAAAGAGCGTCAGGATCTGGAGCGCGAACTGAACATGTGGCTGAAACAGTACATCGCTGATCAGGAAAACCCACCAACTGATGTTCGTAGCCGCCGTCCTCTGCGTGCTGCTGAAATCAAGGTTCTGGATGTTGAAGGTGATCCAGGCTGGTATCAGGTGGCGATGCAAGTTCGTCCGCACTTCAAATACATGGGTGCAAGCTTCGAACTGTCTCTGGTTGGACGTTTGGATAAGGAATAA
- the tssE gene encoding type VI secretion system baseplate subunit TssE: MAALYSWNRGSSASLFERIQGKSSGSSRQSRMRALLDSIKKHLNEVLNSRPGACQSAVDLGVIDLNDATATSVDFKQSIEWEIEECIRNYEPRISAVSVSAINDDSDPLLLSFHISAEISLDDINDLVEFSIQLDNNRRYCLERTQ; this comes from the coding sequence ATGGCTGCGCTGTACAGTTGGAACAGAGGCAGCTCTGCCAGTCTGTTCGAGCGCATTCAAGGGAAGAGCTCCGGCTCTTCCCGTCAGTCAAGGATGCGTGCACTACTTGATTCTATCAAAAAGCATTTAAATGAAGTGCTAAATTCCCGTCCTGGTGCCTGCCAAAGTGCCGTTGATTTAGGGGTTATCGATCTCAATGACGCGACCGCGACATCGGTGGATTTCAAGCAAAGTATCGAGTGGGAGATTGAAGAGTGCATCAGAAATTATGAGCCAAGAATATCAGCGGTTTCTGTCAGCGCCATCAATGATGATTCAGATCCGTTGTTGTTGAGCTTTCATATCAGCGCTGAAATCTCTTTGGATGATATCAACGACCTTGTGGAATTCAGCATCCAGTTGGATAACAACCGGCGCTATTGCCTGGAGCGAACTCAATAA
- the tssF gene encoding type VI secretion system baseplate subunit TssF: MSFEKYFRDELNYLRQLGKEAAVERPHLAAFLSEQGSDPDVERLLEGFAFLTGNLRAKIDDQFPELTHGLLNMLWPNYLRPTPSMTIIEYTPDESVVTKATQVKRGTQIMSHSLSTQDDIYSHEKSDSKKDDHGRCTFTLCRDVWLFPFSIHDISVNNSNETGIIGLNFTSKTELNLHELELDKLRFYLSGDNYTTSQLYFWLCYYFRKAELVAGDTVIPLPDFDFVPVGFEREDALLPYPKNAYMGYRILQEYFCFAESFLFFDVKGFPKLPEDLKAKDFKLNLHFSQALPPEAKIRHDTFRLHCTPAINLFPMDSEAIELNGSQTEYPLKASYSLPDNYDIFSVDGVESWLTGENGERSRARIGERAYTPFESFNHQIDNEDEHSMRYYRIRVKESPFRRGLEHFISFVRGDEADLLRFKLKENVSIRLTCTNRELPLELRVGDINYPSIGSPSFATFRNITRPSVPLYPLLDGGLHWSLLSNMSLNYMSLLDKDALKQVLRTYDFPSIHNRQSKRSSQKRLDAIEKIETEPTDRLFRGQPVRGLRSTLYIRQQAFSSEGELYLFSTILSRFFSLYASVNAFHMLKVINLDNQECYEWPVQIGQHSLM; the protein is encoded by the coding sequence ATGTCATTTGAAAAATATTTCAGAGATGAGTTGAACTATCTGCGACAACTGGGGAAAGAAGCCGCAGTTGAGCGCCCTCATCTTGCCGCATTTTTGTCAGAACAGGGTTCTGACCCCGACGTTGAGCGCTTGCTTGAAGGTTTTGCCTTCCTGACTGGCAATCTGCGGGCAAAGATTGATGATCAATTCCCTGAATTGACCCATGGTCTGCTCAATATGCTGTGGCCGAATTATCTGCGTCCAACCCCCAGCATGACCATCATCGAATATACCCCCGATGAGAGTGTGGTGACGAAAGCGACACAGGTCAAGCGTGGCACACAGATTATGAGCCATTCGCTGTCGACTCAAGATGATATTTATTCGCACGAAAAGTCGGATAGCAAAAAAGACGATCATGGTCGCTGCACCTTTACCCTCTGTCGTGATGTTTGGCTTTTTCCGTTTTCCATCCATGATATTTCCGTCAATAACAGTAATGAGACCGGAATTATTGGCCTGAATTTTACGTCGAAAACAGAGCTGAATCTGCATGAGTTGGAACTGGACAAACTGCGGTTTTATTTGAGCGGTGATAACTATACCACTTCGCAGCTCTACTTCTGGCTTTGTTATTACTTTAGAAAAGCAGAGCTGGTGGCAGGCGATACCGTGATCCCCCTGCCAGATTTTGATTTTGTGCCTGTAGGATTTGAGCGGGAAGATGCGTTATTGCCTTACCCGAAAAACGCCTATATGGGATATCGCATTTTGCAGGAATATTTCTGTTTTGCGGAGAGCTTCCTGTTTTTTGATGTGAAAGGCTTCCCGAAACTGCCGGAAGATCTCAAGGCCAAAGATTTCAAACTGAATTTACATTTTTCTCAGGCATTGCCACCAGAAGCCAAGATTCGCCATGACACTTTTCGCCTGCATTGCACGCCGGCAATTAACCTGTTCCCAATGGACAGTGAAGCGATTGAACTCAATGGCAGCCAGACTGAATACCCGTTGAAAGCCAGTTACAGCTTGCCAGATAACTATGACATTTTCTCGGTTGATGGCGTAGAAAGCTGGCTGACAGGGGAAAATGGTGAGCGCAGCCGTGCTCGTATTGGTGAGCGTGCTTATACCCCGTTTGAAAGTTTCAATCATCAAATAGATAACGAAGATGAACATTCGATGCGTTATTACCGTATTCGGGTGAAAGAGTCTCCTTTCCGTAGGGGGCTTGAACATTTTATCTCATTTGTACGGGGAGATGAGGCGGATTTACTCAGGTTCAAGTTAAAAGAAAACGTTTCGATCAGATTGACCTGTACCAACCGTGAATTGCCTTTAGAGTTGCGGGTTGGCGACATCAATTACCCTTCAATCGGCAGCCCGTCATTTGCGACATTCCGCAATATTACGCGGCCGTCAGTGCCTCTCTATCCCTTGTTGGATGGCGGTTTACACTGGTCACTACTGTCAAATATGTCGCTCAACTATATGTCATTGCTGGATAAGGATGCCCTAAAGCAGGTGCTGCGTACCTACGATTTCCCAAGTATTCATAACCGACAGTCCAAGCGTTCATCGCAGAAACGGCTTGATGCTATTGAAAAAATTGAAACAGAGCCGACAGATCGTCTGTTCCGTGGTCAGCCTGTGCGTGGATTGCGCTCAACACTGTATATCCGGCAACAAGCATTCAGCTCGGAAGGCGAGCTTTATCTGTTTAGCACGATCCTGTCACGATTTTTCTCACTGTATGCCAGTGTCAATGCGTTTCATATGTTGAAGGTAATCAATTTAGATAATCAGGAATGTTATGAATGGCCGGTACAGATAGGTCAACACTCGTTGATGTAA
- the tssG gene encoding type VI secretion system baseplate subunit TssG yields MAGTDRSTLVDVITEQDPATPLALDISQYNFYQLVELLNQLAVAWDKTGETDRPDLESVRFRSSASLAFPTRDIISLTQSKKGYFELEVSFMGLHGSQSPMPGYYLDSLAWEDAQGENRLTDFLNIFNHRLITILHQIWRKYRYYICFKKGGEDNFSQRMFSLVGLGSDVNRRMLNINHSKMLAYAGLLASPGRSPEVICSLVSHCFDLQDVTLHGWQFRKVIIPVDQQNRLGGTNKGLKTVDNELSVLGENFTIGSWVGDYSGKFLLSINDLTRDRFLSFLPDGKNYLPLVMFISFVMRSQFAWELRLSLAENQVSGMVLGAKQNNHLGWTSFLGEPEKKPSVIISVME; encoded by the coding sequence ATGGCCGGTACAGATAGGTCAACACTCGTTGATGTAATCACTGAACAGGATCCTGCCACACCGTTGGCATTGGACATCTCACAGTACAACTTTTACCAGTTGGTTGAGCTGCTTAACCAGTTGGCGGTAGCGTGGGATAAAACCGGAGAGACAGATCGCCCTGATCTGGAATCTGTCCGCTTCCGTTCCAGTGCCAGTCTGGCATTTCCGACTCGGGACATCATCTCGCTTACGCAATCCAAAAAGGGATACTTCGAACTGGAAGTTTCCTTTATGGGGTTGCATGGCAGCCAGTCCCCGATGCCTGGCTATTATCTGGATTCATTGGCATGGGAAGATGCCCAGGGAGAAAACCGTTTGACGGATTTTCTCAACATTTTCAACCACCGTTTAATCACGATCCTGCATCAAATTTGGCGGAAATACCGCTATTACATCTGCTTCAAGAAGGGTGGAGAAGATAATTTTTCCCAACGCATGTTTTCTCTGGTTGGGTTAGGCAGTGATGTCAACCGCCGGATGCTGAACATCAACCACAGCAAGATGCTGGCGTACGCCGGATTACTGGCAAGTCCCGGACGCTCGCCAGAAGTCATATGCAGCCTTGTTTCCCACTGTTTTGATTTGCAGGACGTTACGCTGCACGGCTGGCAATTTAGGAAAGTCATTATCCCGGTAGATCAGCAGAACCGTCTGGGGGGAACCAATAAGGGACTGAAAACGGTTGATAACGAGTTATCGGTATTGGGAGAAAACTTCACCATTGGTTCTTGGGTTGGGGATTATAGCGGTAAGTTTTTGCTTAGTATCAATGACTTGACTCGTGATAGGTTCCTTTCATTCCTGCCTGATGGCAAAAACTATCTGCCGTTGGTGATGTTCATATCTTTTGTCATGCGCAGCCAGTTTGCCTGGGAACTACGTCTTAGTCTGGCTGAAAATCAGGTCAGCGGCATGGTATTGGGGGCAAAGCAGAATAACCACTTGGGGTGGACTAGTTTTCTCGGTGAACCGGAAAAGAAACCCTCTGTCATCATTTCAGTTATGGAATAA
- the tagH gene encoding type VI secretion system-associated FHA domain protein TagH, giving the protein MEKHQPILSLRVLNSEQLESGKAANCQFSTQGGTVGSSESHLWSVQDQQGNVCPSQFAIKWQDGAFCLQVFAESVQINNATLTPESGLILLQQGDQIKVGNLSIKSHISFSEADRVDPSMISPESLVSSYSNPLDAMMEGAPVQKSVFANDEGIAPTVMHRFSDDPLRVLDSESLTTLKPKVEADDTEQLLPPDHYQNPPFANPISDNRGSVMDQEFLDLPDIDSDRQYESMDVDHVAITPLMRGLEARLPLHDSQQANDFLQEMGKTMKAAIEGLLALQREQHGLRDKQLRPIEDNPLRLNMDYDTTMQVMFSDQKSPVHLSAPAAVAESLQNLQLHYQANRTAISAALDTMLEAFSPEQLLRRFSHYRRSNEARNKDASWAWEMYTNYYRELSSSRQQGFEKLFREVYEQAYDRALRQGLEESSNDTFR; this is encoded by the coding sequence ATGGAAAAACATCAACCAATCCTTTCATTGCGGGTTCTTAACAGTGAACAGTTAGAAAGTGGTAAAGCCGCCAACTGCCAGTTTTCGACACAGGGTGGTACGGTCGGTAGCAGTGAAAGCCACCTTTGGTCTGTGCAGGATCAGCAAGGCAATGTCTGCCCGTCACAATTTGCCATTAAATGGCAGGATGGGGCATTTTGCCTGCAAGTATTTGCTGAATCAGTACAAATCAACAATGCAACTTTGACGCCTGAGTCGGGTTTGATCCTGTTACAACAAGGCGATCAAATCAAAGTAGGTAATTTGTCGATCAAGAGCCATATCAGTTTTTCTGAGGCAGATCGCGTTGATCCATCAATGATATCCCCCGAATCATTGGTTTCCAGCTATAGCAACCCATTGGATGCCATGATGGAAGGTGCACCCGTACAAAAATCTGTGTTTGCCAACGATGAAGGTATTGCGCCAACGGTTATGCATCGTTTCAGTGATGATCCACTGCGGGTACTTGATAGCGAGAGCCTGACCACATTGAAACCCAAGGTTGAGGCTGATGATACGGAACAACTTTTGCCACCGGATCATTACCAGAACCCTCCATTTGCTAACCCTATTTCTGATAACCGAGGCAGTGTTATGGATCAGGAGTTCCTTGATTTACCGGACATCGATTCCGACAGACAATATGAAAGTATGGATGTTGACCATGTCGCCATTACCCCTCTCATGCGTGGTCTGGAAGCTCGTTTGCCTTTGCACGACAGTCAGCAGGCAAATGATTTTCTGCAAGAGATGGGCAAAACCATGAAAGCGGCCATTGAAGGGTTATTGGCTCTCCAGCGTGAACAACACGGGTTACGTGATAAACAGCTTCGGCCTATCGAAGATAACCCGCTGCGCCTGAATATGGATTATGACACGACCATGCAGGTGATGTTCTCTGATCAGAAAAGTCCGGTTCACCTCTCCGCTCCGGCCGCCGTAGCGGAAAGCCTGCAAAACCTGCAATTACACTATCAGGCTAACCGTACTGCTATTTCTGCCGCACTAGACACCATGCTGGAAGCCTTTTCTCCAGAACAATTGCTCCGTCGTTTCTCACACTATCGTCGTAGCAACGAAGCCAGGAATAAAGATGCTTCCTGGGCTTGGGAAATGTACACCAACTATTACCGCGAATTGTCTTCCAGTCGCCAACAAGGATTCGAAAAATTATTCCGCGAGGTGTATGAGCAGGCTTATGACCGCGCATTGCGTCAGGGCTTGGAGGAATCCAGCAATGACACATTCCGCTAG
- the tssJ gene encoding type VI secretion system lipoprotein TssJ: MTHSASRRVWAVGILLLSVMLLNGCSSAWNATKKVGQVIWDPSTPVGKPDEQASVANITLLAEPDINPNESGEAAPVEMNLVYLSEDSRFLAADYDQLDSDKLEKALGKNYIDHQDYTLLPGQYKPLEQIALEKKNRYIGVIVHYADANQSEWKKIIRVKDIGRHYHILVHVRNNDVELRKEEE; the protein is encoded by the coding sequence ATGACACATTCCGCTAGTCGCCGTGTATGGGCTGTAGGGATTTTATTGCTGTCAGTGATGTTACTAAACGGCTGTAGCAGTGCATGGAACGCAACAAAAAAAGTGGGCCAGGTCATTTGGGATCCTTCCACACCGGTAGGTAAACCCGATGAGCAGGCTTCTGTTGCCAACATTACATTGCTGGCCGAACCCGACATCAACCCCAATGAAAGCGGAGAAGCGGCTCCTGTTGAAATGAATTTGGTTTACCTCAGTGAGGATTCACGCTTTCTGGCAGCCGACTATGACCAGCTTGATAGCGACAAACTCGAAAAAGCACTGGGGAAAAACTATATCGATCATCAGGATTACACTCTGTTGCCAGGGCAATACAAGCCTCTGGAACAGATAGCATTGGAAAAGAAAAACCGTTACATCGGTGTCATCGTTCACTATGCAGATGCAAATCAATCTGAATGGAAAAAGATCATCCGAGTAAAAGACATCGGTCGCCATTACCACATCTTGGTGCATGTCAGAAATAACGACGTCGAACTTAGAAAAGAGGAGGAGTAA